In a genomic window of Pangasianodon hypophthalmus isolate fPanHyp1 chromosome 19, fPanHyp1.pri, whole genome shotgun sequence:
- the tdrd15 gene encoding tudor domain-containing protein 15 isoform X2, giving the protein MDWKQTDRSREDSKHPAPCALWPVDLKLTHTDCNPGNTLVHFQGQYATICELDYNILQVEIQNVPKTTVSMEVGDLCLVEDLLSSRWYRGRVQNKSGDLFDVFLLDHGNILTVGPNHLSTISDSLLMLPPKIVCGFIANVLPVQECWDQPSEAYFSSLIGRQIKGYIHGLLPYKVLILEVPEITKDLIRLSLGRHVDTDTFLLLVELVIEVPIQQSCESVPDLLIEKQIAHEISFKSSNLCGYENILSLSGPKLVVGQKERVRIAAAVNPGLFYCQLSSAAKDLKEMSEKLALVCESRNGDFRDSPGENMGLLCAIKGKDEKWHRGFVQCLPVNSQVRVVFVDYGYCESVKVENIIQLPSDFLLRPVMTFPCSLSCLGGKDKATVNQQLVLLRKGLLGKELVITVDDLSKEKNVCSVMLSKVVECALIRTVQSKEVDKMTSTGILPNVHRLCYIPNETKKVGISKNLVAFEHIQDGSVFQGYVEHVQSPHDFWMRTSKSNDRFEAMMNRLTNWFSRLQLNEETLQDPVPGQLCCAMYEKDMHYYRALVVDILEYGAEVFFIDFGNTEKVPSMLIKKIPTEFTVEPEFAFNCSLAHVVPLEDVWTAAATDFFRNATSNKALLVDVIYRKSDVFVVELYEKGFEKSESITTLLTSANMAEYWTYSVIKTPGTPVEKNNKTGKTGKTFVRGRFPENSCKSVSQKLPSKVIRQEIATDKQIHPETQKCSAEEIFKGQKLKPGAVISVQCSHVGSPSDFWCQNKKNKKDLDRLMEGLQMFYTTNNSVLQPHSVCCAVRFHLDNKWYRGCILGGTDLNVKVILVDYGMVVQENLQNLQALNPEFLELEGQAFRCSLYNLIDPVGGHVWTDEASTLFKDFTSGSSCNLRCKIYSQVYVAKKGLCNVVDLYTPLQRASTHLIERGVAKEIQCPNQLPPSVYPCTFVYSSFGITLGSEELVFPTHVVSPWEIYLQLDRNTEIIEQLMDRAMKLSEELMSQMHTGKTGSVCLAKYSEDGKWYRSFVWPAQSSLHFNVFFVDYGTKQVAEKKNVLSIPIKAVDLLLTPMQALRCSLLSIPEEEHLPKVNTWLEKATLNKGLRAKFVATNSSGHFICDLFDGEIHINEKVREIIAIHGQKSKSVRKPMSDCCKEVVNISSGGNKFKSKGKHAESVVKSQRTPGRTKVIQGNGQSCQKKSSKLKSPQKSHSLNGSPAKNGQGKEKHSLKPTKQLQKEKHCTIPSTSNLQPSKVLPKVSDLPAIKITPGFRSMGFISHYDSIDSFFIQMEKDEKKILKMREELNSSPFIESLQSVTSSVKVGDLVAARYDEDLALYRAAVNSLASSGYLTVEFVDYGNTATVDKKKIHPLASKFMSEARLSAHCKLSKPYNLEDVESFLSDTHDKPLMVEFVQNLGYAWEVSIQGLAPSNESRESDPAGGTEDKVPDSGQAKQRQELYAAVHEDDTALTSICEKTEADTASIIEQAKKSESGTKDSKMVQEKTLEKVQATRATGGMQKLRTKRKACAYKCKCDEKQDVCQSDLPQKPEINISVAENELLNISNNSCGWSGSNTLKTSVELPESVGVDGQDISVKKCPSVVHQPTPEGDCPAPFAIPPEKPIDKEDEIQHLFLAPVKKDHEYSGFAAAVTTPGEFYIVLEDLLLIMNAVSNILEDLPEDLAPLPEAHLIPGTGCLVKSEEKKKWCRAEIIQCNDISVIINLVDYGYCVHLACQDVCNLKALPVELAGLPKITYPCLLRGIKPADELQWSDNAAMFFQQCMYQKNLKIHFRQYVSDAQWEVDVVTSNRNVAKELVDAGHAHYIDTVLGIRFQQGLGHKWEIKSNSVENVSEAVSGKHEQTPSNMEKVPHRYLEDVSSNDDEEISEGCSTEGETEDPFSGRSDKHGSAQKKKSRLSQFM; this is encoded by the exons ATGGACtggaaacagacagacag ATCAAGGGAGGACTCAAAGCATCCTGCTCCGTGTGCCCTCTGGCCAGTGGACCtgaaattaacacacactgactgcaaTCCTGGGAATACTTTGGTCCACTTTCAAGGTCAATATGCTACCATATGTGAGCTGGACTACAACATTCTCCAAGTGGAAATTCAGAATGTCCCCAAAACAACAGTATCTATGGAAGTTGGAGACTTGTGCTTGGTGGAAGATTTGCTATCTAGTCGCTGGTACAGGGGAAGAGTTCAGAACAAATCAGGAGATTTGTTTGATGTGTTCCTGCTGGATCATGGAAATATTCTTACCGTTGGTCCCAACCATTTGTCTACAATTTCTGATTCCTTACTCATGCTCCCACCAAAGATCGTTTGTGGGTTCATTGCTAATGTGCTGCCAGTTCAGGAATGCTGGGACCAACCATCGGAGGCATATTTCTCCTCTTTGATAGGCAGACAAATCAAAGGTTATATCCATGGTCTTCTGCCGTACAAGGTACTTATTCTGGAAGTGCCAGAAATAACCAAAGATTTAATAAGATTGAGCTTAGGCAGACATGTGGATACAGACACGTTTCTGCTACTGGTGGAACTGGTGATAGAAGTACCAATTCAACAAAGCTGTGAGTCTGTCCCAGATTTGCTCATTGAAAAGCAAATTGCACATGAGATTTCCTTTAAATCCTCTAATTTATGTGGCTATGAAAATATTCTTTCGCTCAGTGGCCCTAAGTTGGTTGTTGGACAGAAGGAAAGAGTTAGAATAGCTGCTGCCGTAAACCCTGGGTTATTTTACTGCCAGTTGTCCTCTGCTGCAAAGGACCTGAAAGAGATGTCAGAAAAATTGGCACTTGTGTGTGAGTCGAGGAATGGTGACTTCAGAGACAGCCCTGGCGAAAATATGGGCTTACTATGTGCGATCAAAGGCAAAGATGAGAAATGGCACAGAGGTTTTGTGCAGTGCCTCCCCGTTAACTCCCAAGTTCGAGTTGTGTTTGTTGACTATGGATATTGTGAATCTGTAAAAGtggaaaacatcattcagttaCCATCAGATTTTCTCCTGAGACCAGTCATGACATTTCCATGTTCTCTTTCTTGTTTGGGTGGCAAAGACAAAGCCACAGTGAACCAGCAACTGGTGCTTCTCAGAAAAGGATTACTGGGTAAGGAGCTTGTGATTACAGTCGATGACTTAAGCAAGGAAAAGAATGTCTGTTCAGTCATGCTCAGCAAAGTGGTTGAATGTGCACTTATCAGAACAGTACAATCTAAAGAAGTCGATAAAATGACAAGCACTGGTATTCTCCCTAATGTGCACCGATTGTGTTACATcccaaatgagacaaaaaaggTGGGAATCTCAAAAAATTTGGTCGCTTTTGAACATATACAGGATGGTTCTGTGTTTCAGGGTTACGTCGAGCATGTTCAGAGTCCTCATGATTTCTGGATGAGAACATCAAAGTCCAATGATCGATTTGAGGCCATGATGAATAGACTGACCAATTGGTTTAGTAGATTACAACTGAATGAGGAAACCCTTCAGGATCCAGTGCCTGGGCAACTCTGTTGCGCCATGTACGAAAAAGACATGCATTACTACAGAGCTCTTGTGGTGGATATTCTTGAGTATGGTGCTGAGGTGTTTTTTATTGACTTTGGAAACACAGAAAAGGTGCCAAGCATGTTGATAAAGAAAATACCCACTGAATTTACTGTGGAGCCAGAATTTGCTTTTAATTGTTCCTTGGCTCATGTTGTTCCACTGGAAGATGTCTGGACAGCTGCAGCAACAGACTTCTTCAGGAACGCCACCTCAAATAAAGCACTCCTGGTTGACGTCATTTACAGAAAGAGTGATGTGTTTGTTGTGGAGTTGTACGAGAAAGGGTTTGAGAAAAGTGAAAGTATTACAACGCTTTTAACAAGTGCAAATATGGCAGAATACTGGACATACAGTGTGATAAAAACTCCTGGCACAcctgtagaaaaaaataacaaaacaggCAAGACTGGCAAGACATTTGTGAGAGGGCGGTTTCCTGAGAATTCTTGTAAAAGTGTGTCACAGAAACTCCCTAGCAAGGTGATAAGGCAAGAAATTGCCACGGACAAACAAATCCACCCTGAGACACAAAAATGCAGTGCTGAAGAAATTTTTAAAGGTCAGAAACTTAAGCCAGGCGCTGTGATTAGTGTCCAGTGTTCACATGTCGGTTCCCCATCAGATTTTTGGTGCcagaacaagaaaaacaagaaggaCTTGGACAGATTAATGGAAGGACTACAAATGTTTTACACGACAAACAACTCTGTGTTGCAGCCCCACAGTGTATGTTGTGCTGTCCGGTTTCACCTGGATAATAAGTGGTACAGGGGGTGCATTCTTGGAGGAACAGATCTAAATGTTAAGGTGATTCTAGTTGACTATGGCATGGTTGTGCAAGAAAATCTGCAGAACCTTCAAGCGCTAAATCCTGAGTTCCTTGAGCTTGAAGGGCAAGCATTCAGATGTAGTTTGTACAACTTAATTGACCCAGTTGGAGGACATGTGTGGACTGACGAAGCAAGCACATTGTTCAAGGATTTTACTTCTGGAAGTTCATGTAATCTGAGATGCAAAATCTACTCCCAGGTCTATGTTGCAAAAAAAGGCCTCTGCAATGTGGTTGACTTGTACACACCTCTTCAACGAGCCTCCACACATCTCATAGAAAGGGGTGTTGCCAAGGAAATACAGTGTCCAAACCAACTACctccatctgtctatccatgTACTTTTGTTTATTCTTCTTTTGGCATTACCCTTGGAAGTGAAGAGTTGGTGTTCCCCACTCATGTTGTCAGTCCGTGGGAAATTTATCTCCAGCTGgacagaaatactgaaattaTTGAGCAGCTTATGGACAGAGCTATGAAGTTAAGTGAAGAATTAATGAGTCAGATGCATACCGGTAAAACTGGCAGTGTTTGCTTGGCCAAATATTCTGAAGACGGTAAGTGGTACAGGTCATTTGTTTGGCCTGCTCAGTCCAGTCTACACTTTAATGTATTCTTTGTAGATTATGGAACCAAGCAGGTtgctgaaaaaaagaatgtgttATCTATCCCCATAAAGGCAGTTGATTTGCTTTTGACACCCATGCAAGCTTTAAGGTGTAGTCTTTTAAGTATTCCTGAGGAGGAACATTTGCCTAAAGTTAATACATGGCTTGAGAAGGCCACTCTCAACAAGGGGCTTCGAGCAAAGTTTGTAGCAACAAACAGCAGTGGGCATTTCATTTGTGACCTGTTTGATGGTGAAATTCATATCAATGAGAAAGTAAGAGAGATTATTGCAATTCATGGACAAAAAAGTAAATCTGTCAGAAAACCTATGAGTGATTGCTGCAAAGAAGTTGTGAATATATCTTCTGGGGGCAACAAATTTAAGAGCAAGGGGAAACATGCGGAATCTGTGGTCAAATCACAGAGGACGCCAGGCCGTACCAAAGTCATACAGGGAAATGGACAGTCGTGTCAAAAGAAatcatcaaaattaaaatcTCCACAAAAGTCTCACAGTCTAAATGGTAGTCCGGCAAAAAATGGccagggaaaagaaaaacatagcCTGAAGCCCACAAAGCAACTGCAGAAAGAAAAGCACTGCACTATTCCAAGCACTTCTAACTTACAGCCCTCTAAGGTGTTGCCAAAAGTTAGTGATCTACCAGCCATCAAAATCACACCAGGTTTCAGAAGCATGGGGTTCATTTCTCACTATGACTCTATTGATAGCTTCTTTATCCAAATGgaaaaggatgaaaaaaaaatccttaaaatgAGGGAGGAACTAAATAGCAGCCCTTTCATAGAAAGTTTGCAAAGTGTTACCTCAAGTGTAAAAGTAGGAGATCTGGTTGCTGCTAGGTATGATGAGGACTTGGCCTTATATCGAGCTGCTGTCAACAGTTTAGCATCCAGTGGTTACCTAACAGTTGAATTTGTTGACTATGGAAATACAGCAACTGTTGACAAGAAGAAAATTCACCCATTAGCAAGCAAGTTTATGTCTGAGGCAAGATTAAGCGCTCACTGCAAACTTTCAAAACCATACAATTTGGAGGATGTTGAGTCTTTTCTCAGTGACACACATGACAAACCTTTGATGGTGGAGTTTGTGCAGAATCTTGGCTATGCATGGGAAGTGAGCATTCAGGGACTTGCCCCTTCGAATGAGTCAAGAGAATCTGATCCTGCTGGAGGAACAGAAGACAAGGTACCAGATTCAGGTCAAGCCAAGCAAAGGCAAGAGCTGTATGCAGCAGTACATGAAGATGACACTGCCCTTACAAGTATCTGTGAAAAGACTGAAGCAGATACGGCCAGCATTATAGAACAGGCCAAAAAGTCTGAAAGTGGAACCAAAGACAGTAAAATGGTTCAAGAGAAAACCTTGGAAAAAGTACAGGCCACAAGAGCCACAGGTGGCATGCAGAAAttaagaacaaaaagaaaagcttGTGCctacaaatgtaaatgtgacgAGAAACAAGATGTTTGTCAGAGCGATTTGCCACAAAAGCCTGAAATAAATATCAGTGTTGCAGAGAATGAACTTTTGAATATATCAAACAATTCATGTGGTTGGTCTGGTTCAAATACGCTTAAAACCTCTGTTGAACTGCCAGAGAGTGTAGGAGTAGATGGACAGGATATCAGTGTAAAAAAATGTCCGTCTGTTGTACATCAGCCAACTCCAGAAGGCGATTGCCCTGCACCTTTCGCCATTCCCCCAGAGAAGCCAATAGACAAAGAAGATGAGATACAACATCTGTTTCTTGCACCTGTTAAAAAGGATCATGAATACTCAGGATTTGCAGCAGCTGTCACCACACCTGGTGAATTTTACATTGTACTTGAGGACCTACTTCTCATCATGAATGCTGTATCAAATATCCTTGAAGACCTACCAGAAGACTTGGCTCCGTTGCCAGAGGCTCATCTGATTCCTGGCACCGGCTGCCTGGTAAAGtctgaagagaaaaagaaatggtgcAGAGCAGAGATAATACAATGTAACGACATATCAGTGATCATTAATCTTGTTGATTATGGGTATTGTGTACATTTAGCATGCCAAGATGTCTGCAACCTTAAAGCACTTCCTGTTGAGCTTGCTGGACTTCCGAAGATCACTTACCCTTGCTTGTTAAGAGGAATTAAGCCAGCTGATGAGCTACAGTGGTCTGACAATGCTGCTATGTTTTTCCAACAGTGTATGTATCAAAAAAATCTTAAGATACACTTCAGGCAGTATGTTTCAGATGCACAGTGGGAGGTTGATGTTGTCACATCTAACAGAAATGTTGCTAAAGAGTTGGTTGATGCTGGTCATGCACACTACATAGACACTGTGCTTGGAATACGGTTTCAGCAAGGGCTAGGCCATAAATGGGAAATCAAGTCCAACTCTGTAGAGAATGTCTCCGAAGCTGTATCTGGCAAGCATGagcaaacaccatcaaacatgGAGAAAGTGCCACATAGATATTTGGAAGACGTGTCTtcaaatgatgatgaagaaattTCTGAAGGCTGTAGTACGGAAGGAGAGACTGAAGACCCCTTCAGTGGACGCTCTGACAAACATGGatcagcacagaaaaaaaagtctcGTTTAAGCCAAT